The Bombus huntii isolate Logan2020A chromosome 6, iyBomHunt1.1, whole genome shotgun sequence genome window below encodes:
- the LOC126867098 gene encoding transcription initiation factor TFIID subunit 3 isoform X7, translated as MELICGYIKLYSYNKIDVNLKMSIEYSRSVLKMVVAQICQTIGWHSINSTPLEFMVDLMQEYILQISRLAHQYAEILGRTEANLDDLGLAFRHMNIDIQELTEYIKNVDSVPCPVTVPKFPVQRENHLNFLKPGSREVVTRPVHVHEHLPAMFPDTEEEYIAEKAENLLNGTSDLTLNSGTSSNSSINVSPHRMSPQVVFKRPGDPVSFESPITKRVKVLEEGRPLREIHSVMMTTSGFLSPAREGKLPEARTPHQTCSDSSQPSSYPMVPPELKYDKKPKKIVKKGLEDCKLDKENKKKNRAKELFKPDKIDDNKIKKLAGMKELAKLKPLKSVGGKLQSTMPSSSSRPSTPKLVSPKTAISPKLQKSTQPKTKPEKLVDVTGRSPPSNEKKEDTIDKLPSEPDKQKLNIFKKISKPREDKEKDISDIQHKYKELDSRESSPGLVIDENIDKQALRNDSDVKREEKKTPHTPDVHLQPDGGELIGLQSPGSDVYMFDDMSPPGTPSTPRTPELNMPTTPTDHKKKRKEKINKKKELKSRSPKHCVSPKKTKIINDAPEQDILDRPKTPQAPEPQISKEPSFPPTLPFPFFPTFPPAPGLIPHPMFPRFPLPIGRGSSGAHPAMSNLPLPPRFLNLPPKSEDFSTLQRTKSLDREKLPSTPSSTEATPSMTKYEKTEREKGDKSKAVKQDKEIPPPVPTSTVAPPLSSALAAPNMYPKPVPIVPLLSSKSPKIEKQDKNDKKSKEHKKEKKDKLKKKKDKKEKHKEKGEKIKEKKDKMDKKEKKEDKISEAVPKITLKLGTASPRPPTPDAAPMKKITIKTLLKKPEDETKREPSPELAKISALVTRPPKQKSASKKTEEGTLDGSPALPTDTFSANLTSVPLATVPRAKKSLFKALPQRETPPSQFDPAPKLPPPLTQQQPPPYYFRRKQMQLLKRMMLRKTKKMAGLRCPQHQPLLWIKVVIKFGSVLHVVTKMMDHLWLVVMIVMHGIIGCVLVCKYHQLTMRIGTVAPV; from the exons ATGGAATTAATTTGTggttacataaaattatattcgtataataaaatcgatgtaaat ttGAAGATGTCAATAGAATATAGTAGGAGTGTTTTAAAAATGGTGGTTGCTCAAATTTGTCAAACGATTGGATGGCATTCAATCAATTCTACACCATTAGAATTTATGGTTGATCTTATGcaagaatatattttacaaatttcaagACTTGCTCATCAATATGCAGAAATCT TGGGAAGAACAGAAGCAAATCTTGATGATTTAGGTTTAGCATTTCGACATATGAATATTGATATACAAGAGTTAacagaatatataaaaaatgtagatTCTGTCCCATGTCCTGTAACAGTACCAAAATTTCCGGTTCAACGAGAAAATCATCTAAATTTTTTGAAACCTGGAAGCCGGGAAGTTGTAACAAGGCCCGTACATGTACATGAACATTTACCAGCCATGTTTCCTGATACTGAAG AAGAATATATAGCAGAGAAagcagaaaatttattaaatggAACATCCGACTTAACATTGAATAGTGGTACATCAAGTAACAGTTCTATAAATGTATCTCCTCATAGGATGTCACCACAAGTAGTATTTAAGCGACCAGGAGATCCTGTCTCATTTGAAAGTCCTATAACAAAGCGTGTAAAAGTACTGGAAGAAGGTAGACCATTACGTGAAATTCATAGTGTCATGATGACTACTTCAGGTTTTTTATCGCCTGCTCGAGAAGGAAAACTACCTGAAGCAAGAACCCCCCATCAAACTTGTTCAGATTCGTCACAACCTAGTTCTTATCCTATGGTACCCCCCGAACTAAAGTATGATAAAAAACCGAAAAAGATTGTAAAGAAAGGATTAGAAGATTGTAAACTtgataaagaaaataagaaaaagaatcgTGCTAAGGAATTATTTAAACCAGATAAGATAgacgataataaaattaaaaagttggCTGGTATGAAAGAATTAGCTAAATTAAAACCTTTAAAGTCAGTAGGTGGGAAATTACAAAGTACTATGCCAAGCTCATCAAGCAGACCATCTACTCCTAAATTAGTATCACCTAAAACAGCTATTAGcccaaaattacaaaaaagtACACAACCAAAGACAAAACCAGAAAAATTAGTCGACGTTACTGGTAGATCTCCACCAtctaatgaaaaaaaagaagacacTATTGATAAACTTCCATCAGAGCCAGATAAGCAAAAAttgaacatttttaaaaagatttcAAAACCACGAGAGGATAAAGAAAAAGACATATCAGACATACAACATAAATACAAAGAACTTGATTCAAGAGAAAGTTCACCTGGTTTAGTTATTGatgaaaatattgataaaCAAGCATTGCGTAATGATAGTGATGtgaaacgagaagaaaaaaagactCCACATACGCCAGACGTCCACCTTCAACCAGATGGAGGAGAATTAATTGGTTTACAAAGTCCAGGATCAGATGTTTACATGTTTGATGATATGTCACCACCAGGAACTCCCAGTACACCAAGAACTCCGGAATTGAACATGCCCACAACACCTACAGAtcataaaaagaagagaaaagaaaagattaataaaaaaaaggaattaaaaTCAAGAAGCCCAAAACATTGCGTTAGTCCAAAAAAG ACAAAGATTATCAACGATGCGCCAGAACAGGATATACTAGATCGACCGAAAACACCACAGGCACCTGAACCTCAGATTTCCAAAGAACCAAGTTTTCCACCGACACTTccatttccttttttccccACATTTCCTCCAGCACCTGGTTTAATACCGCATCCAATGTTTCCTAGATTTCCATTACCTATAGGAAGAGGTAGTAGTGGCGCTCATCCAGCAATGTCAAATTTACCATTACCACCTCGCTTTTTAAATTTACCACCAAAATCTGAAGATTTCTCCACTTTACAAAGAACCAAATCTCTCGATCGGGAAAAGCTTCCTTCAACACCTTCCTCTACTGAAGCAACGCCTTCAATGACAAAATACGAAAAAACggagagagaaaaaggagaTAAATCAAAGGCGGTTAAACAGGACAAAGAGATACCTCCACCAGTTCCTACGAGTACCGTTGCACCGCCTTTATCATCTGCACTTGCAGCACCAAATATGTACCCTAAACCAGTACCTATTGTGCCGTTATTATCTTCAAAAAGTCCCAAAATTGAAAAACAGGATAAAAATGATaag aaatCAAAGGAAcataagaaagaaaagaaagataaattaaaaaagaagaaagataagaaagaaaagcACAAAGAGAAAGgggagaaaataaaagaaaaaaaggataaaatggataaaaaggaaaag aaagaagataaaatttcAGAAGCTGTACCAAAAATAACACTAAAATTAGGTACAGCTTCTCCAAGACCTCCAACGCCTGATGCTGCTCCGATGAAGAAAAT AACTATAAAGACATTGCTGAAGAAGCCCGAGGATGAGACGAAACGAGAACCAAGTCCTGAGTTGGCGAAAATATCAGCATTAGTAACGCGGCCGCCAAAGCAAAAGTCGGCAAGTAAGAAAACAGAGGAGGGAACATTAGATGGAAGCCCTGCTCTTCCTACAGATACTTTCTCTGCCAATCTTACTAGTGTGCCACTTGCAACAGTTCCTCGAGCAAAGAAATCTCTCTTCAAAGCCTTACCTCAAAGAGAGACTCCTCCATCTCAATTTGATCCTGCTCCTAAGCTCCCACCTCCTCTGACGCAACAACAACCACCACCGTATTATTTT AGACGAAAGCAGATGCAGCTCTTAAAAAGGATGATGCTAAGGAAGACAAAGAAAATGGCAGGATTGCGCTGCCCCCAACACCAACCACTACTGTG GATCAAGGTGGTCATAAAGTTTGGTTCTGTCCTGCATGTGGTAACCAAGATGATGGATCACCTATGGTTGGTTGTGATGATTGTGATGCATGGTATCATTG GGTGTGTGTTGGTATGCAAGTACCACCAGCTGACAATGAGGATTGGTACTGTCGCACCTGTATAG
- the LOC126867098 gene encoding transcription initiation factor TFIID subunit 3 isoform X11, with the protein MELICGYIKLYSYNKIDVNLKMSIEYSRSVLKMVVAQICQTIGWHSINSTPLEFMVDLMQEYILQISRLAHQYAEILGRTEANLDDLGLAFRHMNIDIQELTEYIKNVDSVPCPVTVPKFPVQRENHLNFLKPGSREVVTRPVHVHEHLPAMFPDTEEEYIAEKAENLLNGTSDLTLNSGTSSNSSINVSPHRMSPQVVFKRPGDPVSFESPITKRVKVLEEGRPLREIHSVMMTTSGFLSPAREGKLPEARTPHQTCSDSSQPSSYPMVPPELKYDKKPKKIVKKGLEDCKLDKENKKKNRAKELFKPDKIDDNKIKKLAGMKELAKLKPLKSVGGKLQSTMPSSSSRPSTPKLVSPKTAISPKLQKSTQPKTKPEKLVDVTGRSPPSNEKKEDTIDKLPSEPDKQKLNIFKKISKPREDKEKDISDIQHKYKELDSRESSPGLVIDENIDKQALRNDSDVKREEKKTPHTPDVHLQPDGGELIGLQSPGSDVYMFDDMSPPGTPSTPRTPELNMPTTPTDHKKKRKEKINKKKELKSRSPKHCVSPKKTKIINDAPEQDILDRPKTPQAPEPQISKEPSFPPTLPFPFFPTFPPAPGLIPHPMFPRFPLPIGRGSSGAHPAMSNLPLPPRFLNLPPKSEDFSTLQRTKSLDREKLPSTPSSTEATPSMTKYEKTEREKGDKSKAVKQDKEIPPPVPTSTVAPPLSSALAAPNMYPKPVPIVPLLSSKSPKIEKQDKNDKKSKEHKKEKKDKLKKKKDKKEKHKEKGEKIKEKKDKMDKKEKVDKIKEKKEKKDKRKEKEKEDKISEAVPKITLKLGTASPRPPTPDAAPMKKMEMCYRTIKTLLKKPEDETKREPSPELAKISALVTRPPKQKSAKTKADAALKKDDAKEDKENGRIALPPTPTTTVFFRIKVVIKFGSVLHVVTKMMDHLWLVVMIVMHGIIGCVLVCKYHQLTMRIGTVAPV; encoded by the exons ATGGAATTAATTTGTggttacataaaattatattcgtataataaaatcgatgtaaat ttGAAGATGTCAATAGAATATAGTAGGAGTGTTTTAAAAATGGTGGTTGCTCAAATTTGTCAAACGATTGGATGGCATTCAATCAATTCTACACCATTAGAATTTATGGTTGATCTTATGcaagaatatattttacaaatttcaagACTTGCTCATCAATATGCAGAAATCT TGGGAAGAACAGAAGCAAATCTTGATGATTTAGGTTTAGCATTTCGACATATGAATATTGATATACAAGAGTTAacagaatatataaaaaatgtagatTCTGTCCCATGTCCTGTAACAGTACCAAAATTTCCGGTTCAACGAGAAAATCATCTAAATTTTTTGAAACCTGGAAGCCGGGAAGTTGTAACAAGGCCCGTACATGTACATGAACATTTACCAGCCATGTTTCCTGATACTGAAG AAGAATATATAGCAGAGAAagcagaaaatttattaaatggAACATCCGACTTAACATTGAATAGTGGTACATCAAGTAACAGTTCTATAAATGTATCTCCTCATAGGATGTCACCACAAGTAGTATTTAAGCGACCAGGAGATCCTGTCTCATTTGAAAGTCCTATAACAAAGCGTGTAAAAGTACTGGAAGAAGGTAGACCATTACGTGAAATTCATAGTGTCATGATGACTACTTCAGGTTTTTTATCGCCTGCTCGAGAAGGAAAACTACCTGAAGCAAGAACCCCCCATCAAACTTGTTCAGATTCGTCACAACCTAGTTCTTATCCTATGGTACCCCCCGAACTAAAGTATGATAAAAAACCGAAAAAGATTGTAAAGAAAGGATTAGAAGATTGTAAACTtgataaagaaaataagaaaaagaatcgTGCTAAGGAATTATTTAAACCAGATAAGATAgacgataataaaattaaaaagttggCTGGTATGAAAGAATTAGCTAAATTAAAACCTTTAAAGTCAGTAGGTGGGAAATTACAAAGTACTATGCCAAGCTCATCAAGCAGACCATCTACTCCTAAATTAGTATCACCTAAAACAGCTATTAGcccaaaattacaaaaaagtACACAACCAAAGACAAAACCAGAAAAATTAGTCGACGTTACTGGTAGATCTCCACCAtctaatgaaaaaaaagaagacacTATTGATAAACTTCCATCAGAGCCAGATAAGCAAAAAttgaacatttttaaaaagatttcAAAACCACGAGAGGATAAAGAAAAAGACATATCAGACATACAACATAAATACAAAGAACTTGATTCAAGAGAAAGTTCACCTGGTTTAGTTATTGatgaaaatattgataaaCAAGCATTGCGTAATGATAGTGATGtgaaacgagaagaaaaaaagactCCACATACGCCAGACGTCCACCTTCAACCAGATGGAGGAGAATTAATTGGTTTACAAAGTCCAGGATCAGATGTTTACATGTTTGATGATATGTCACCACCAGGAACTCCCAGTACACCAAGAACTCCGGAATTGAACATGCCCACAACACCTACAGAtcataaaaagaagagaaaagaaaagattaataaaaaaaaggaattaaaaTCAAGAAGCCCAAAACATTGCGTTAGTCCAAAAAAG ACAAAGATTATCAACGATGCGCCAGAACAGGATATACTAGATCGACCGAAAACACCACAGGCACCTGAACCTCAGATTTCCAAAGAACCAAGTTTTCCACCGACACTTccatttccttttttccccACATTTCCTCCAGCACCTGGTTTAATACCGCATCCAATGTTTCCTAGATTTCCATTACCTATAGGAAGAGGTAGTAGTGGCGCTCATCCAGCAATGTCAAATTTACCATTACCACCTCGCTTTTTAAATTTACCACCAAAATCTGAAGATTTCTCCACTTTACAAAGAACCAAATCTCTCGATCGGGAAAAGCTTCCTTCAACACCTTCCTCTACTGAAGCAACGCCTTCAATGACAAAATACGAAAAAACggagagagaaaaaggagaTAAATCAAAGGCGGTTAAACAGGACAAAGAGATACCTCCACCAGTTCCTACGAGTACCGTTGCACCGCCTTTATCATCTGCACTTGCAGCACCAAATATGTACCCTAAACCAGTACCTATTGTGCCGTTATTATCTTCAAAAAGTCCCAAAATTGAAAAACAGGATAAAAATGATaag aaatCAAAGGAAcataagaaagaaaagaaagataaattaaaaaagaagaaagataagaaagaaaagcACAAAGAGAAAGgggagaaaataaaagaaaaaaaggataaaatggataaaaaggaaaaggtggataaaattaaagaaaagaaagaaaagaaagataagcgaaaagagaaagag aaagaagataaaatttcAGAAGCTGTACCAAAAATAACACTAAAATTAGGTACAGCTTCTCCAAGACCTCCAACGCCTGATGCTGCTCCGATGAAGAAAAT GGAAATGTGTTATAGAACTATAAAGACATTGCTGAAGAAGCCCGAGGATGAGACGAAACGAGAACCAAGTCCTGAGTTGGCGAAAATATCAGCATTAGTAACGCGGCCGCCAAAGCAAAAGTCGGCAA AGACGAAAGCAGATGCAGCTCTTAAAAAGGATGATGCTAAGGAAGACAAAGAAAATGGCAGGATTGCGCTGCCCCCAACACCAACCACTACTGTG TTTTTCAGGATCAAGGTGGTCATAAAGTTTGGTTCTGTCCTGCATGTGGTAACCAAGATGATGGATCACCTATGGTTGGTTGTGATGATTGTGATGCATGGTATCATTG GGTGTGTGTTGGTATGCAAGTACCACCAGCTGACAATGAGGATTGGTACTGTCGCACCTGTATAG
- the LOC126867098 gene encoding transcription initiation factor TFIID subunit 3 isoform X12, producing MELICGYIKLYSYNKIDVNLKMSIEYSRSVLKMVVAQICQTIGWHSINSTPLEFMVDLMQEYILQISRLAHQYAEILGRTEANLDDLGLAFRHMNIDIQELTEYIKNVDSVPCPVTVPKFPVQRENHLNFLKPGSREVVTRPVHVHEHLPAMFPDTEEEYIAEKAENLLNGTSDLTLNSGTSSNSSINVSPHRMSPQVVFKRPGDPVSFESPITKRVKVLEEGRPLREIHSVMMTTSGFLSPAREGKLPEARTPHQTCSDSSQPSSYPMVPPELKYDKKPKKIVKKGLEDCKLDKENKKKNRAKELFKPDKIDDNKIKKLAGMKELAKLKPLKSVGGKLQSTMPSSSSRPSTPKLVSPKTAISPKLQKSTQPKTKPEKLVDVTGRSPPSNEKKEDTIDKLPSEPDKQKLNIFKKISKPREDKEKDISDIQHKYKELDSRESSPGLVIDENIDKQALRNDSDVKREEKKTPHTPDVHLQPDGGELIGLQSPGSDVYMFDDMSPPGTPSTPRTPELNMPTTPTDHKKKRKEKINKKKELKSRSPKHCVSPKKKSKEHKKEKKDKLKKKKDKKEKHKEKGEKIKEKKDKMDKKEKVDKIKEKKEKKDKRKEKEKEDKISEAVPKITLKLGTASPRPPTPDAAPMKKMEMCYRTIKTLLKKPEDETKREPSPELAKISALVTRPPKQKSASKKTEEGTLDGSPALPTDTFSANLTSVPLATVPRAKKSLFKALPQRETPPSQFDPAPKLPPPLTQQQPPPYYFRRKQMQLLKRMMLRKTKKMAGLRCPQHQPLLWIKVVIKFGSVLHVVTKMMDHLWLVVMIVMHGIIGCVLVCKYHQLTMRIGTVAPV from the exons ATGGAATTAATTTGTggttacataaaattatattcgtataataaaatcgatgtaaat ttGAAGATGTCAATAGAATATAGTAGGAGTGTTTTAAAAATGGTGGTTGCTCAAATTTGTCAAACGATTGGATGGCATTCAATCAATTCTACACCATTAGAATTTATGGTTGATCTTATGcaagaatatattttacaaatttcaagACTTGCTCATCAATATGCAGAAATCT TGGGAAGAACAGAAGCAAATCTTGATGATTTAGGTTTAGCATTTCGACATATGAATATTGATATACAAGAGTTAacagaatatataaaaaatgtagatTCTGTCCCATGTCCTGTAACAGTACCAAAATTTCCGGTTCAACGAGAAAATCATCTAAATTTTTTGAAACCTGGAAGCCGGGAAGTTGTAACAAGGCCCGTACATGTACATGAACATTTACCAGCCATGTTTCCTGATACTGAAG AAGAATATATAGCAGAGAAagcagaaaatttattaaatggAACATCCGACTTAACATTGAATAGTGGTACATCAAGTAACAGTTCTATAAATGTATCTCCTCATAGGATGTCACCACAAGTAGTATTTAAGCGACCAGGAGATCCTGTCTCATTTGAAAGTCCTATAACAAAGCGTGTAAAAGTACTGGAAGAAGGTAGACCATTACGTGAAATTCATAGTGTCATGATGACTACTTCAGGTTTTTTATCGCCTGCTCGAGAAGGAAAACTACCTGAAGCAAGAACCCCCCATCAAACTTGTTCAGATTCGTCACAACCTAGTTCTTATCCTATGGTACCCCCCGAACTAAAGTATGATAAAAAACCGAAAAAGATTGTAAAGAAAGGATTAGAAGATTGTAAACTtgataaagaaaataagaaaaagaatcgTGCTAAGGAATTATTTAAACCAGATAAGATAgacgataataaaattaaaaagttggCTGGTATGAAAGAATTAGCTAAATTAAAACCTTTAAAGTCAGTAGGTGGGAAATTACAAAGTACTATGCCAAGCTCATCAAGCAGACCATCTACTCCTAAATTAGTATCACCTAAAACAGCTATTAGcccaaaattacaaaaaagtACACAACCAAAGACAAAACCAGAAAAATTAGTCGACGTTACTGGTAGATCTCCACCAtctaatgaaaaaaaagaagacacTATTGATAAACTTCCATCAGAGCCAGATAAGCAAAAAttgaacatttttaaaaagatttcAAAACCACGAGAGGATAAAGAAAAAGACATATCAGACATACAACATAAATACAAAGAACTTGATTCAAGAGAAAGTTCACCTGGTTTAGTTATTGatgaaaatattgataaaCAAGCATTGCGTAATGATAGTGATGtgaaacgagaagaaaaaaagactCCACATACGCCAGACGTCCACCTTCAACCAGATGGAGGAGAATTAATTGGTTTACAAAGTCCAGGATCAGATGTTTACATGTTTGATGATATGTCACCACCAGGAACTCCCAGTACACCAAGAACTCCGGAATTGAACATGCCCACAACACCTACAGAtcataaaaagaagagaaaagaaaagattaataaaaaaaaggaattaaaaTCAAGAAGCCCAAAACATTGCGTTAGTCCAAAAAAG aaatCAAAGGAAcataagaaagaaaagaaagataaattaaaaaagaagaaagataagaaagaaaagcACAAAGAGAAAGgggagaaaataaaagaaaaaaaggataaaatggataaaaaggaaaaggtggataaaattaaagaaaagaaagaaaagaaagataagcgaaaagagaaagag aaagaagataaaatttcAGAAGCTGTACCAAAAATAACACTAAAATTAGGTACAGCTTCTCCAAGACCTCCAACGCCTGATGCTGCTCCGATGAAGAAAAT GGAAATGTGTTATAGAACTATAAAGACATTGCTGAAGAAGCCCGAGGATGAGACGAAACGAGAACCAAGTCCTGAGTTGGCGAAAATATCAGCATTAGTAACGCGGCCGCCAAAGCAAAAGTCGGCAAGTAAGAAAACAGAGGAGGGAACATTAGATGGAAGCCCTGCTCTTCCTACAGATACTTTCTCTGCCAATCTTACTAGTGTGCCACTTGCAACAGTTCCTCGAGCAAAGAAATCTCTCTTCAAAGCCTTACCTCAAAGAGAGACTCCTCCATCTCAATTTGATCCTGCTCCTAAGCTCCCACCTCCTCTGACGCAACAACAACCACCACCGTATTATTTT AGACGAAAGCAGATGCAGCTCTTAAAAAGGATGATGCTAAGGAAGACAAAGAAAATGGCAGGATTGCGCTGCCCCCAACACCAACCACTACTGTG GATCAAGGTGGTCATAAAGTTTGGTTCTGTCCTGCATGTGGTAACCAAGATGATGGATCACCTATGGTTGGTTGTGATGATTGTGATGCATGGTATCATTG GGTGTGTGTTGGTATGCAAGTACCACCAGCTGACAATGAGGATTGGTACTGTCGCACCTGTATAG